The following proteins are encoded in a genomic region of Saccharopolyspora antimicrobica:
- a CDS encoding VOC family protein, with protein sequence MINIDRVDHLVLTVADVDRAVQFYEQILGMTPVTFPGERRAVSFGGQTIKLHAASELVEPTATHPVPGSANLCFVTTNALSEVQEHLRANDVRIEEGPVSRIGSAGPITSLYLRDPDGNLLEIARYDEPAE encoded by the coding sequence ATGATCAACATCGACAGAGTGGACCACCTGGTCCTCACCGTCGCCGATGTCGATCGGGCAGTGCAGTTCTACGAGCAGATCCTCGGCATGACGCCGGTGACGTTCCCCGGCGAGCGGCGGGCGGTGAGCTTCGGCGGGCAGACCATCAAGCTGCACGCGGCCAGCGAGCTGGTCGAGCCGACCGCGACGCACCCGGTGCCCGGTTCGGCGAACCTGTGCTTCGTGACCACCAACGCGCTCAGCGAGGTCCAGGAGCACCTGCGCGCCAACGACGTGCGCATCGAGGAGGGCCCGGTCAGCCGCATCGGCTCGGCGGGTCCGATCACCTCGCTGTACCTGCGCGATCCGGACGGCAACCTGCTCGAGATCGCCCGCTACGACGAGCCCGCGGAGTAG
- the polA gene encoding DNA polymerase I — MTHSEDRRLLLIDGHSMAYRAFYALPKENFQTGTGQHTNAVYGFTSMLINLLRDEQPTHLAVAFDVSRKTFRSEAFADYKANRSSSPDEFRGQVSLIQDVLGALNIPVLSKDNYEADDVIATLTTQATGEGFKVAICTGDRDALQLVTDDVTVLYPTKGVSELTRFTPQAVEDKYGLSPQQYPDFAALRGDPSDNLPKIPGVGEKTVTKWIQQFGSLAELVDRADEVKGKAGQALRDHLSSVLLNRQLTELVRDVELEMGPPELAVRAWDRDAVHQLFDDLEFRVLRDRLFATLSSAEPEVEEGFDISGGVVQPGQLAAWLAEHARNGDRVGLAFTGQWARGRGDLTGLALATAAGAAAFVDVSTLTTEDEQALAAWLADPATTKAAHDVKGPLHAIRDRGWQLAGLTSDTALAAYLVRPGQRSFELPDLVVRYLQRELRAETGEEDGQLSLLEDESETREKAASAELVRARAVAELADALDTELDRIDSRGLLTDLELPLLVVLSELEGAGIAVDADQLAELGARFAARVKQAAQDAYGVIGKEINLGSPKQLQVVLFDELDMPKTKRTKTGYTTDAEALQTLFEKTEHPFLQHLLEHRDATRLKTTVDGLAKSISDDGRIHTTLNQTIAATGRLSSTEPNLQNIPIRTEEGRRIREVFVVGGGYAELMTADYSQIEMRIMAHLSGDEGLIEAFNTGEDLHNYVASRAFGVPIEEVDQELRRRVKAMSYGLAYGLSAYGLAQQLRISAEEAKAQMDAYFARFGRVRDYLREVVDQARKDGYTSTILGRRRYLPDLTSDNRQRREMAERMALNAPIQGSAADIIKVAMLGVHRALRDNDMRSRMLLQVHDELIVEVADGEQAEVEKLLREQMGSAYELSVPLEVSVGSGRSWDSAAH; from the coding sequence GTGACGCATTCCGAGGACCGACGCCTGCTGCTCATCGACGGCCACTCGATGGCCTACCGCGCTTTCTACGCCCTGCCGAAGGAGAACTTCCAGACCGGCACCGGGCAGCACACCAACGCGGTCTACGGCTTCACCTCGATGCTGATCAACCTGCTGCGCGACGAGCAGCCCACGCACCTGGCGGTGGCCTTCGACGTCTCGCGCAAGACCTTCCGCTCCGAGGCCTTCGCCGACTACAAGGCGAACCGCAGCAGCTCGCCCGACGAGTTCCGCGGCCAGGTCAGCCTGATCCAGGACGTCCTCGGAGCGCTGAACATCCCGGTGCTGAGCAAGGACAACTACGAGGCCGACGACGTCATCGCGACGCTGACCACCCAGGCCACCGGAGAGGGCTTCAAGGTCGCGATCTGCACCGGCGACCGCGACGCGCTGCAGCTGGTCACCGACGACGTCACCGTGCTCTACCCGACGAAGGGCGTCTCCGAGCTGACCCGCTTCACCCCGCAGGCGGTGGAGGACAAGTACGGCCTGAGCCCGCAGCAGTACCCGGACTTCGCCGCGCTGCGCGGCGACCCGTCGGACAACCTGCCGAAGATCCCCGGCGTGGGGGAGAAGACGGTCACCAAGTGGATCCAGCAGTTCGGCTCGCTGGCCGAGCTGGTGGACCGGGCCGACGAGGTCAAGGGCAAGGCGGGCCAGGCGCTGCGCGACCACCTGTCGTCGGTGCTGCTCAACCGGCAGCTGACCGAGCTGGTGCGCGATGTGGAGCTGGAGATGGGCCCGCCGGAGCTCGCGGTGCGCGCCTGGGACCGCGACGCCGTGCACCAGCTGTTCGACGACCTGGAGTTCCGCGTGCTGCGGGACCGGCTGTTCGCGACGCTCTCCAGCGCCGAACCGGAGGTCGAGGAGGGCTTCGACATCTCCGGCGGTGTCGTGCAGCCCGGGCAGCTGGCTGCCTGGCTGGCCGAGCACGCCCGCAACGGCGACCGCGTCGGCCTGGCGTTCACCGGGCAGTGGGCGCGGGGCCGCGGTGACCTGACCGGTCTGGCGCTGGCCACCGCGGCGGGCGCGGCCGCGTTCGTCGACGTCAGCACCCTGACCACCGAGGACGAGCAGGCGCTGGCGGCGTGGCTGGCCGACCCGGCGACCACCAAGGCCGCGCACGACGTCAAGGGCCCACTGCACGCCATCCGCGACCGGGGCTGGCAGCTGGCCGGGCTGACCAGCGACACCGCGCTCGCCGCCTACCTGGTGCGGCCGGGTCAGCGCTCCTTCGAGCTGCCCGACCTGGTGGTCCGCTACCTGCAGCGGGAGCTGCGCGCCGAGACCGGCGAGGAGGACGGCCAGCTGTCGCTGCTGGAGGACGAGTCGGAGACCAGGGAGAAGGCGGCCTCGGCCGAGCTGGTCAGGGCGCGCGCGGTGGCCGAGCTGGCCGACGCGCTCGACACCGAGCTGGACCGCATCGACAGCCGCGGCCTGCTCACCGACCTGGAGCTGCCGCTGCTGGTGGTGCTCAGCGAGCTGGAGGGCGCGGGCATCGCCGTCGACGCCGACCAGCTCGCCGAGCTGGGGGCGCGCTTCGCCGCGCGCGTCAAGCAGGCCGCGCAGGACGCCTACGGCGTGATCGGCAAGGAGATCAACCTCGGGTCGCCGAAGCAGCTGCAGGTGGTGCTCTTCGACGAGCTGGACATGCCGAAGACCAAGCGCACCAAGACCGGCTACACCACCGATGCCGAGGCGCTGCAGACGCTGTTCGAGAAGACCGAGCACCCGTTCCTGCAGCACCTGCTGGAGCACCGCGACGCCACCCGGCTGAAGACCACTGTGGACGGACTGGCGAAGTCCATCTCGGACGACGGCCGGATCCACACCACGCTGAACCAGACCATCGCGGCCACCGGGCGGCTGTCCTCGACCGAGCCGAACCTGCAGAACATCCCGATCCGCACCGAGGAGGGCCGCCGGATCCGCGAGGTGTTCGTGGTCGGCGGCGGCTACGCGGAGCTGATGACCGCCGACTACAGCCAGATCGAGATGCGCATCATGGCGCACCTGTCCGGCGACGAGGGGCTCATCGAGGCGTTCAACACCGGCGAGGACCTGCACAACTACGTGGCCTCGCGGGCGTTCGGGGTGCCGATCGAGGAGGTCGACCAGGAGCTGCGCCGCCGGGTCAAGGCGATGTCCTACGGCCTGGCCTACGGGCTGTCGGCCTACGGGCTGGCGCAGCAGCTGCGCATCTCGGCGGAGGAGGCGAAGGCGCAGATGGACGCCTACTTCGCCCGCTTCGGCCGGGTCCGCGACTACCTGCGGGAGGTCGTCGACCAGGCCCGCAAGGACGGCTACACCTCGACGATCCTCGGCCGCCGCCGCTACCTGCCGGACCTGACCAGCGACAACCGGCAGCGCCGCGAGATGGCCGAGCGGATGGCGCTCAACGCACCGATCCAGGGCAGCGCGGCCGACATCATCAAGGTCGCGATGCTGGGCGTGCACCGAGCGTTGCGGGACAACGACATGCGGTCGCGGATGCTGCTGCAGGTGCACGACGAACTGATCGTCGAGGTCGCCGACGGCGAGCAGGCCGAGGTGGAGAAGCTGCTGCGCGAGCAGATGGGTTCGGCCTACGAGCTCTCGGTTCCGCTGGAGGTCTCGGTCGGCTCGGGCCGCTCCTGGGACTCCGCCGCCCACTGA
- a CDS encoding hotdog fold thioesterase — translation MTSGEAMTSENGLSIEMLSAAEEQLADKLGIEYETLTPDRVVATMPVAGNRQPYGLLHGGANAALAETLGSIAAALNAGEGRIAVGLELSCTHHRAATAGKVTGVATPVHRGRSTATYEIVITDEQDRRTCTARLTCVLRDQPPGR, via the coding sequence ATGACCAGTGGTGAGGCGATGACCAGCGAAAACGGCCTGTCGATCGAGATGCTGTCGGCCGCCGAGGAGCAGCTGGCCGACAAGCTGGGCATCGAGTACGAGACGCTGACACCCGATCGAGTGGTCGCCACCATGCCGGTCGCGGGCAACCGCCAGCCCTACGGCCTGCTGCACGGCGGCGCGAACGCGGCGCTGGCCGAGACGCTGGGCTCCATCGCCGCCGCGCTCAACGCGGGCGAGGGCCGCATCGCGGTCGGCCTGGAGCTGTCGTGCACCCACCACCGCGCGGCCACCGCGGGCAAGGTCACCGGGGTCGCGACGCCGGTGCACCGGGGCCGCTCCACGGCGACCTACGAGATCGTGATCACCGACGAGCAGGACCGCCGGACCTGCACCGCGCGCCTGACCTGCGTGCTCCGCGACCAGCCCCCGGGCCGGTGA
- a CDS encoding ANTAR domain-containing response regulator: MTTPATEDTREAKPVERRVLVAEDEALIRLDLVEMLREEGYQVVGEAGDGQEAVRLAEELRPDLVILDVKMPKMDGIEAASNIAGERIAPVVILTAFSQRDLVERARDAGAMAYLVKPFAKRDLVPAIELAVSRFTEVQALESEVADLTERLEARKTIERAKGLLMSKHSLSEPESFRWLQRTAMDRRTTMKAVAEAVLENLS, translated from the coding sequence GTGACGACGCCGGCTACCGAGGACACACGCGAGGCCAAGCCCGTCGAACGTCGCGTACTCGTGGCCGAGGACGAGGCGTTGATCAGGCTCGACCTGGTGGAGATGCTCCGGGAGGAGGGCTACCAGGTCGTCGGTGAGGCCGGGGACGGGCAGGAAGCCGTTCGCCTCGCCGAGGAGCTGCGCCCCGATCTGGTGATCCTGGACGTGAAGATGCCGAAGATGGACGGCATCGAGGCGGCCTCGAACATCGCCGGTGAGCGGATCGCGCCGGTGGTCATCCTGACCGCCTTCAGCCAGCGCGACCTGGTGGAGCGGGCGCGCGACGCGGGGGCGATGGCCTACCTGGTCAAGCCGTTCGCCAAGCGCGACCTGGTGCCGGCCATCGAGCTGGCGGTGTCCCGGTTCACCGAGGTGCAGGCGCTGGAGTCCGAGGTCGCCGACCTCACCGAGCGGCTCGAAGCGCGCAAGACGATCGAGCGTGCCAAGGGCCTGCTGATGAGCAAGCACAGCCTCTCCGAGCCCGAGTCGTTCCGCTGGCTGCAGCGCACCGCCATGGACCGCCGCACGACGATGAAGGCTGTCGCCGAAGCGGTGCTGGAGAACCTCTCCTGA